Within the Candidatus Palauibacter scopulicola genome, the region TCGGCCCGCTGACGGACGCACCGGTCTTCTGCGCGGTCCGGACGATGTCCGCCGCCGTCTGGTCGATCACGGCTGGATCGAAAGCCTTCAGCCGAATTCGAATCTTCTGCGCCATATCCGTGCGCCGTCTCGTTTTCCGGGGCTGTCCGCTAGTCGTGGATGGCGGTGACGACCCCGGCGCCCACCGTCCGGCCTCCCTCGCGGATCGCGAACCGGAGGTTCTCCTCCATCGCGATCGGCGCGATCAGCTCCACCGCCATGTTCACATTGTCTCCCGGCATCACCATCTCCACCCCCTCGGGCAGCTCCGCCGAGCCCGTCACGTCCGTCGTCCGGAAGTAGAACTGAGGACGATACCCGTTGAAGAACGGCGTATGACGACCCCCCTCGTTCTTCGTCAGAACGTACACCTCCGCCGAAAACTTCCGGTGAGGCGTGATCGACTGCGGATGCGCCACCACCATCCCGCGCTCCACCTCCGTCTTCGCCACCCCGCGAAGCAGAAGCCCCGCGTTGTCACCCGCCTGACCCTCGTCCAGAATCTTCCGGAACATCTCCACGCCCGTCACCACCGTCTTCTTCTCCGAGCCCAGGCCCACCAACTCCACGCCCTCGCCCGTCTTCACCACACCGCGCTCGATCCGGCCCGTCACCACCGTCCCGCGGCCCGTGATCGTGAACACGTCCTCCACAGGCATCAAAAACGGCTTGTCCGTCGCTCGCTCCGGAACCGGGATGTAGCTGTCCAGCGCGTCCATCAACTCCCCGATGCACGCCGTCTCCGCCGCTCCCGGATCCCCGCTCTCCAACGCATGAAGCGCCGAACCCCGTACCACCGGAACGTCATCGCCCGGAAACTCGTACTCGCTCAACAGCTCCCGTACCTCCAACTCCACCAGGTCCAGCAACTCCTCGTCGTCGACCTGGTCCACCTTGTTCAAAAACACCACGATGTACGGCACGTTCACCTGGCGGGCCAGCAAAATGTGCTCCCGCGTCTGAGGCATCGGACCGTCCGCCGCCGAAACCACCACGATCGCCCCGTCCATCTGCGCCGCGCCCGTGATCATGTTCTTCACGTAGTCCGCGTGACCCGGACAGTCCACGTGCGCGTAGTGCCGTCCCTCCGACTCGTATTCCACATGCGCCGTCGCGATCGTGATCCCGCGCTCCCGCTCCTCCGGAGCCTTGTCGATCTGATCGAACGCCACGTACTCCCCGTACCCCTTCTGAGCCTGTACCTGCGTGATCGCCGCCGTCAGCGTCGTCTTCCCGTGGTCCACGTGTCCGATCGTCCCCACGTTCACGTGCGGCTTCGTTCGCTCGAACTTTTCCTTCGCCATCGCCCCTCGTTCTCCTGTATCTCGTCTGCGGCCTGCTCGCGGACGCGCCCTTCCGGCGTCTACGAGCCGTTGGCGGAGACGATCTCCGCCGTCTTGGAGCCGGGAACTTCCTCGTAGTGCGAAAACTGCATGGTGTAGACCGCGCGACCCTGGCTGATCGAGCGCAGCGAGGTCGCGTAGCCGAACATCTCCGAAAGCGGCACGGACGCCCCGACGACCTGGGCCGACGAACGCTGCGTCATGCCGCCGATTTTGCCCCGCCGACTGGAGAGGTCTCCCATCACGTCCCCGAGATAGTCGTCGGGTGTGACGACCTCCACGTTCATGACGGGCTCGAGCAGCACCGGCTGCGCCTTTCGCGCACCTTCCTTGAGCGCGATCGAGCCCGCGATCCTGAAGGCCATCTCGCTGGAATCGACCTCGTGGTACGAGCCGTCGATCAGCGTGGCCTTGATGTCGATGATCGGGTAACCGGCGACGATCCCGGAATCCAGCGCCTCGCGAATCCCCTGTTCGACCGAGAGCACGTACTCGCGAGGCACGTTTCCGCCCCGGATCTCGGAGTCGAAGATGAAGCCGCCGCCGGGATCCGTGGGCTCGAGGTTGATGATCACGTGCCCGAACTGCCCGCGGCCGCCGGACTGCCGCACGAAGCGGCCTTCCACCTTGCGGACGGCCTTGCGGATCGTCTCGCGGTAGGCCACCTGCGGACGGCCGACGTTCGCGTTGACCCTGAACTCGCGCTGGAGCCGGTCGACGATGATCTCGAGATGGAGTTCTCCCATCCCGCTGATGATTGTCTGCCCCGTCTCCTCATCGGTGTAGACGCGGAATGTCGGGTCTTCCTCGGCCAGCTTCGCGAGCGCCCCCGACAGCTTCTCCTGATCCGCCTTCGTCCGCGGCTCGATCGCCACCCGGATCACGGGTTCGGGGAAGCTCATCGACTCGAGCACGATCGGATCGGTCGCCGACGAGAGCGTATCTCCCGTCCGCGTATGCTTGAGCCCGATCGCGGCCGCGATGTCGCCGGCGAACACCTCGTCGCGCTCCTCCCGCTTGTTCGCGTGCATCTGGAGCAGCCGCCCGAAGCGCTCCTTCCGTCCCCGGGACGAATTCACCGCCTTCGAGCCGGCCTTCGCCGTTCCGGAATAAACTCTGAAGTAGGTCAGACGCCCCACGTACGGGTCGGTCGCGATCTTGAACGCGAGGGCCGCGAACGGCGCCTCTTCGTCGGCCGCGCGCTCGACGGCCGTCTCATCCTGCTGCGGGAGGTGGCCGGTGACGGGAGGGACATCGAGGGGGGAGGGGAGGAAGTCGATCACGGCGTCAAGCAGGCGCTGAACGCCCTTGTTCTTGAAGGCGGAGCCACACAGGATCGGCGTGATCCCGTTGGCCAGCGTCGCCTTCCGCACCGCACCGCGGATTTCGTCCTCGGTGAGCTCTTCCCCTTCGAGGTACTTCTCGAGCATGGGCTCGTCGTACTCGACCGCGGCTTCGATGAGGGAGTTCCGCAGCTCCGCCACCTGGTCCACCAGCGCGTCCGGCACGGGGCCTTCGGTCCAGCGTGCGCCCAGAGATTCATCGTCGTACACGACCTTGACCTCGCGAATGAGGTCGACCATGCCCGTATAGAGTTCACCCTCGCCGAGAGGGATCTGGAGTGGCTGCGCGTTCGCACCCAGGCGGTCGCGCATCATTCGGACGACGTTCATGAAGTCGGCGCCGACGCGGTCCATCTTGTTGACGAACGCGATGCGCGGGACACCGTACTTGTCGGCCTGCCGCCATACCGTCTCGGACTGCGGCTCCACGCCACCGACGGCGCAGAAGAGGGCCACGGCGCCATCGAGCACGCGGAGGCTGCGCTCCACTTCCACCGTGAAGTCGACGTGCCCCGGCGTGTCGATGATGTTGATGCGGTAGGGTTCGCCCTCGTGCGTCCAGTTACAGGTGGTGGCGGCCGATGTGATCGTGATGCCGCGTTCCTGCTCCTGTTCCATCCAGTCCATCGTCGCGTCGCCATGATGCACTTCGCCCAGGCGATGCGTCCGGCCGGTATAGAACAGCACCCGTTCGGTCGTCGTCGTCTTTCCGGCATCGATGTGCGCCATGATGCCGATATTCCGAAGCCGCTGGAGCGGCGTCCTTCTCTCCATGAGTCGATCTATTGGTCTCTATCTGTCGAGCCTCGGGTGCCGGACGGATTCATTACCAGCGGTAGTGCGCGAACGCCTTGTTCGCGTCCGCCATCCGGTGCACGTCCTCCTTCTTCCTCACCGCGCCTCCGTCGCCGCGAGCGGCGTCAAGCAGTTCACCGGCGAGCCGCTGCGCCATCGTCTTGCCGGAGCGGGCGCGCGAGTACTGCACGAGCCATCGGCGTGCGAGCGAGTCGCGGCGCCGGTACGACACTTCCATCGGAACCTGGTACGTCGCGCCACCCACGCGCCGACTGCGGACCTCGAGGATGGGCTTCGCGTTCTGAAGCGCCTGCCGGAACACGTTCATCGCCGGTTGCCCCGTCTTCATCTCGATGCTCTGCATCGCATCGTAGAAGATCCGCTCGGCGAGGGACTTCTTTCCGTCGAGCATCAGCATGTTGATGAACTTCGTGACCTCCGTGCTCCCGTATCGGGAGTCCGGAATCACCTCACGCTGTTCGGCACGGTTTCGTCGCGGCATCTCGCTTCGCCATATCCGGCTCCGGGTTCATCCGGAGACTTCGCAATAAAGCCCGGCCACGGACTCCGAGGCCGGGCCCAACGGGGTTCGGCCCCGTTGCCGGTTATTTTCGCTTCTTCGAACCGTACTTCGACCGGCCCTGGTTCCTGTCGTCCACGCCCGACGCGTCGAGGGTCCCGCGGATGATGTGATACCGCACACCCGGCAGGTCCTTCACCCGTCCGCCCCGGATCAGCACAATGCTGTGTTCCTGGAGGTTGTGGCCCTCGCCTCCGATATACGCGGTGACTTCGTATCCGTTCGTGAGTCGCACGCGGGCGACCTTCCGCAGGGCCGAGTTC harbors:
- the rpsL gene encoding 30S ribosomal protein S12, with the translated sequence MPTINQLVRKGRRKVRKKSKAPALEGNPQKRGVCTRVYTTTPKKPNSALRKVARVRLTNGYEVTAYIGGEGHNLQEHSIVLIRGGRVKDLPGVRYHIIRGTLDASGVDDRNQGRSKYGSKKRK
- the fusA gene encoding elongation factor G — translated: MERRTPLQRLRNIGIMAHIDAGKTTTTERVLFYTGRTHRLGEVHHGDATMDWMEQEQERGITITSAATTCNWTHEGEPYRINIIDTPGHVDFTVEVERSLRVLDGAVALFCAVGGVEPQSETVWRQADKYGVPRIAFVNKMDRVGADFMNVVRMMRDRLGANAQPLQIPLGEGELYTGMVDLIREVKVVYDDESLGARWTEGPVPDALVDQVAELRNSLIEAAVEYDEPMLEKYLEGEELTEDEIRGAVRKATLANGITPILCGSAFKNKGVQRLLDAVIDFLPSPLDVPPVTGHLPQQDETAVERAADEEAPFAALAFKIATDPYVGRLTYFRVYSGTAKAGSKAVNSSRGRKERFGRLLQMHANKREERDEVFAGDIAAAIGLKHTRTGDTLSSATDPIVLESMSFPEPVIRVAIEPRTKADQEKLSGALAKLAEEDPTFRVYTDEETGQTIISGMGELHLEIIVDRLQREFRVNANVGRPQVAYRETIRKAVRKVEGRFVRQSGGRGQFGHVIINLEPTDPGGGFIFDSEIRGGNVPREYVLSVEQGIREALDSGIVAGYPIIDIKATLIDGSYHEVDSSEMAFRIAGSIALKEGARKAQPVLLEPVMNVEVVTPDDYLGDVMGDLSSRRGKIGGMTQRSSAQVVGASVPLSEMFGYATSLRSISQGRAVYTMQFSHYEEVPGSKTAEIVSANGS
- the rpsG gene encoding 30S ribosomal protein S7 — protein: MPRRNRAEQREVIPDSRYGSTEVTKFINMLMLDGKKSLAERIFYDAMQSIEMKTGQPAMNVFRQALQNAKPILEVRSRRVGGATYQVPMEVSYRRRDSLARRWLVQYSRARSGKTMAQRLAGELLDAARGDGGAVRKKEDVHRMADANKAFAHYRW
- the tuf gene encoding elongation factor Tu, with the translated sequence MAKEKFERTKPHVNVGTIGHVDHGKTTLTAAITQVQAQKGYGEYVAFDQIDKAPEERERGITIATAHVEYESEGRHYAHVDCPGHADYVKNMITGAAQMDGAIVVVSAADGPMPQTREHILLARQVNVPYIVVFLNKVDQVDDEELLDLVELEVRELLSEYEFPGDDVPVVRGSALHALESGDPGAAETACIGELMDALDSYIPVPERATDKPFLMPVEDVFTITGRGTVVTGRIERGVVKTGEGVELVGLGSEKKTVVTGVEMFRKILDEGQAGDNAGLLLRGVAKTEVERGMVVAHPQSITPHRKFSAEVYVLTKNEGGRHTPFFNGYRPQFYFRTTDVTGSAELPEGVEMVMPGDNVNMAVELIAPIAMEENLRFAIREGGRTVGAGVVTAIHD